ATAGGCGTCCCGTTTCTCGGTCGCGTCCCACTCGATCCGGCTGTCGGCGAAGCGTGCGACGACGGCAAGCCGTTTGTCTACCACTTCTCCCGGACGGAAACAGCCAAGGCTTTTGCGCGTATCATCGCGCCGATCCTGGCGCTGTCCTGCGAAGGCAACGAGACAGATCAGCAGACCAACATGAAGAAGACAAAGGAGAATAGAATGGAGATCGCCATACCGGTCGCGGAAGGGAAGCTCTGTATGCACTTCGGGCATTGCGAGCAGTTTGCCCTGGTTGACGTGGACGAAAAGACAAAGAAGGTAGCCGGCACACAAATGCTGACGCCGCCACCCCATGAGCCGGGCGTGCTGCCCCGCTGGCTCCATGAACAGGGTGCCAACATCATCATCGCCGGGGGCATGGGCCAGCGAGCCCAGTCGCTCTTCGCCGACAACGGCATTCGGGTTGTGGTTGGAGCGCCGACAGGAGCGCCGTCGGATCTGGTCGCCTCCTATCTGGCCGGCACGCTACAATCCGGGGCCAATGCCTGCGATCATTGATGAGAAGCGCAAGACATAGCACACCAAAAGGAAGGAGAGAGGCATGGGTACTAAAGGCATAGAGATTGTCGATATGGACGTGAAGGAACTCGTCGGGGTGCTCAACAAGGCATTCTCCGATGAGTGGCTGGCGTACTTCCAGTACTGGATCGGCGCCAAGGTGGTGAAAGGCCCGATGAAGGAAGCGGTCATCGCGGAACTGGTTCAGCACGCGGCGGATGAACTGCGGCACGCGGACATGCTGGCCATGCGAATCATCCAGCTTGGCGGAACGCCCGTCAACGAGCCCAAGGAGTGGTACAAGCACTCCAACTGCGGATATGACGCGCCGGACAACCCGTTCGTGAAAAATGTTCTCGCGCAGAACATCAAGGGCGAGCAGTGCGCGATCATGACGTACAAGAAGCTGGTCAACTTGACCATGACAAAGGATCCGGTGACCTACAACACCGTCCTTCAGATCCTGCAGGACGAGGTGGAGCACGAGGAGGACCTCCAGGCGGAAATGGAGGACATCGAAACCATGTTGAGCACGCACAGCAAGAAATAACAGGAAGGAGATAGCAACATGACAGAGCCAGCCGTAACAAGTCTGCCCTTGATCGGCGAGAAGGCGCCATCGTTCAAGG
The genomic region above belongs to Kiritimatiellia bacterium and contains:
- a CDS encoding ferritin-like domain-containing protein yields the protein MGTKGIEIVDMDVKELVGVLNKAFSDEWLAYFQYWIGAKVVKGPMKEAVIAELVQHAADELRHADMLAMRIIQLGGTPVNEPKEWYKHSNCGYDAPDNPFVKNVLAQNIKGEQCAIMTYKKLVNLTMTKDPVTYNTVLQILQDEVEHEEDLQAEMEDIETMLSTHSKK